The genomic region TAAAACGTACTGTGTGAACATTTGTCTTTGCTGTTCAATTTCACTGATTGCTGATGATCGCAGTGCAAAATACAACAGCGCCATCTGTCGATCACTGGGATGATGAGTCGACTAGCTGCATTAGTTGTGTTCTACAGCACAATTACTGCAGGTAATATTGAATGTGCATAATCTGTCAAAATCATTTCCCGAATTCTACACATCAAAAACATTTGGGATATAAGTGGCTCCTTTTGAATCTTTTTCAGGAGGCTCAGTTTTCATCACCTGTTTTTCTACCCTATTAAATACCAGTAACATTTGATTTACTaggtcagtggttcccaaccttttttccttggtgccccccctacttatgtctaaaaaaagctgagccccccctccgaaaccgaagttgaggtaactctcgagatagagccttactttctttgatacagaggagttatcagcacttttacgtttctccgccatgtttcattcataaaatagtgttGCCGTGGCAGCAGGAAAAATGAGGATatcttttgtatacattatccATTCTGGTGTATTATCATagtttgtttaacatgtgcaaatatttttttttacctcaacctcaaaccagataaagacttgcgctcCCCCtctgatctttgccgcccccctgaggggtccccggaccccaggttgggaaccactgtactAGGTCATTCTGCAGTGAAAAAGAAATTCTAacactttagtttttttaataaattttattcaaattttGAAAAAGTTTAGTCGAACAGGCCGAATCCCATGTCGTCATCGGACTCCTCAGActcctctttcttctcttccttcttctcCTCAGCTGTAAAACAAAACACGTATTATTCCCTGCTATAGTCACCATAACATCTAAGGAACAGCTAaactcatttcggtgccacttaaatgtctgcgctgctctctgatgctccgaaaccgACGTtgcaggcaacagaagcatcgctgcatgtcacgctagtaagcgctaacgttacacttggcattgagtaacgttagcctaccgttagctagtagctggattaaacactgttaaaatgctgacatctaaactgtgtctgtatttcactgtagaggattccaacaccgtgACGTACAAccgtctgccgctaaagctaagagctaaaagacacaaactagcacttggtcactgctgttgtcccTTTAACCGCAATTTACTGGGGAAAGAAGTCATTATTGTTGAAAGTTAAtagtattacatttttaataaatcatttaaattccccctttgtgctgatccgaaaatTGATCCGAtcgtgagttttgtgatctgTTACACCACTACCTACATGACTTGTACCAACCAGGTACATTCTGTCAGGCTAAAATGATTTGTCCAATTTAATTCCATGAAAGAGTAAGGGCGACTAACTGATTTGGCTGCATGTAATCACATTAACATACAAGGTGAAGGCAAAGGCACCGTGTGCCAAGTGATGCTGACAAACAAGGTGCTAAGCTGCAAAGCTCACCTGCAGGGGCAGCGGCTCCGCCTGAGCCAGTGGCTGCAGAGCTGGCAACGGCTACAGCACCCCCAGCTGGCACGCTGGCCAGTTTACCATAACCTGAGGAGACACGAGTTGGCAGACATAAAGCACAAGTGATAACATTGACACTCAGCAGCCTGAAACAAGATAGAGGTCAGACACGGTATGTTGTTATTAGATATAATCTGGCAATTTAGTTAGTAATACTCAGACATAGCTTCAAAGGTATCAAAGTGGGAACATGTTTAATCTCTTATCGTTTTAGCTAAACAAAAATTGCCTCCGCCTGCTATACATCCTTTTgctacaagaaaaaaaaaaaaaaactgttctgatTTCCATCTAAAATAAAAATTCATCACTAAACACAAGCACAAATACAGCGGCAAAAACTCACCTGTGACAATCACCTCCTCCACATTCTTGCCTGCGAGCTCAGTAATGACCTGTTGAGAGAAATCACATTTGTGAATAACACCAAGGCAATGACTAGCCGCTGGTAGAAGAGCTGCTGCCACAACATCAGAAACAAAGTGCAGACTGCTCTGTACCTTGCCCAGGCGTGTGTCATCGGCCTCAATGCCAACACTTTCCAGGATCTTCTTGATGTCCTTGGCCTCAGGGTTGCCATTGCCACCCAGGGCAGCGAGCAGGTAAGCAGCTACGTAACGCATCCTGCAAAAATAACCAGGAAGGTTTAACAATTGTGAGTAGATGTGTTAATCACTGACCAGAAACTCAAATACAAGACATGTACACATTTGGCCACCTTtcaacatctttttttaaattttctaaataaaagtAACCTCACCACATTGTCTTAAATGAACAGATTTAAGATCAACATTAAAACCGTAAATGTGGCATGTACAAAATGTAGGCACTCTGCCTGTGCTCTAAGcactgcaaaataaataaaataatttccccAAAAGGGATTaagtatacattatttattgtatGAAAGTTGCTAAAGAAACAGAAGTTATTAATTGGAGGCACCTATTAGCAAAAATCACATATTAAGCATTAGCTTTTGTGAGCTGCAAACATTTCTAATCtgattttctactttttttccccttctcatCTAGTTCAGAAATGATGCTAAACAGACTCATGTATTACATGTTTCACAACTAATCAAAGATTCAAAATTCTAGTCTGGCATCAGCGAAGGCAAAACATTTCCCTCTCATTTCTTGATATCAAAAtactttcaaaatacttttaagATTAATCTCGGCCACATACTTAAGATTACTGTGTTCGTAACGTTACAAAGAAAATAGCTCTCACTGGGTGTTCTTCTTAATGCTTACTTTATATAACTGCGTCCTATTAATCCTATTTAGCTGACTTGTACTTGTGCAAATGTATCGCATATCACTTCAAGTTAACaagattttaatgttttttaatcGAATTAGCATGGCAGGATAAACTAATAACTTAGCTAGATGGCTAGGCACCAAATCTAAATCTATTGGGTCTTTGAGTTAGCGACGAGAACTCAATTTAAAGCTAGTATCTAGTATAAAGTCCCTGTAGTGAAAACTAGGTGAATTTACTTAACACAAATGGtttaaaatgtgacaaaagAAAACTAATTTTACATCCATGTGGTGGCGTGTTCTTCAGTCCCGTTAACATTAGCTGGCTGACTTAGCCGCCACTAGCAGTGCAGAAAAGGAATTCATATTACTAAAATGCCGCACTTTAAGGATTTTCATCTACTGGGGTTGAaagtttacttatttatttggATATCACGTGCATTTCTCCGGTGATGAATACATTtataatgtcataaaaaagacaCTCACTTGAGCTAGACGGTGAACGCGTGTTCACTTCGAGGTTAGCACGGACAGAAAGGAAGTTACGTCACGGGATGAAGGCGAAAGAAACCTTGCTTCTTCTTCGTGTTCAATAAAGGACAGAAAGCAGGTAAACCGCTGCCTGCTGTTCCGGAGTGTCACATAAACTTTACAGGGCTGCAGATTCCTCAAGTGCAACTGTGAATGTTAACGATTTTACACTGCGATAAATTCAATATCAGTATAGAGCCTGCTGATATGTTATTGTGCAGTCATAACAGTGAGTTCATTGTAAACCTCTACAACAACTGTTTCATGCATAAGATGTAATAtctgtaaaaaagaaaaccacCAGTCTGTTGACGCTATGAAAAACAATCAAAAAGCAGTGAAATGCAAgagttatttatttgtatgtggcattttaaCTATAATCTTCCAAGAAAGATTGTATTCAGGTCTATTTATTCAAAATTATTAtgtcatatttctgtatttgttttataaCTATGCAGCAATGTTAAAATTGTATTCTATGAAATTTGTACTTGATACAAtagaaaaatagttttttttaatgcaaaaatgtcactgtcaaataaaccaataacaTGAGTACACCTCATTTAAACTAGCCAGCATTCAGATTTTGTGTCCTCTTCTGATATCTTCATGTTGTATCTCTCCATGATTGTGTCTCTGTCATTTGGGTCTTTACAGATTTTACTGTGTAGAAAGGATGTTCTCTCAGACATAACCTACCTTTAATATTCACATTAGAGAATACATTGGATAATTTCTCTGTATTTTTGTGGGGGTATTTTGCCGACgataatgttattagttagcagCACACTTAATTAAtcggacccagggtgagtctgatgaaaactgctgtcTTCGCCCAGTCATCTCCGAGGATTTAGTTACGTTCTGCCTCTGTTTAGAAATGGTGAATTAACAGCTCAAAGCAACTTAATAcgatatagtgtctggcttttgtttgatatttagtgtaggCAGAAAGGCTTTTTATAATTGCctctagggctgtgtattggcaagaatctggcgatatgatacgtatcacgatacatgggtcacgattcaatatattgcaatatatttcgataaggcgatatattgggactttttaagtataattttagaaaaaaaataatatttaaaaaaagacatgatgtgcataaaagtcaaagaagtttactttaggtaaacaattcagtacagaAAATCAAaatgccagtttgggattggttcttagtgagcaaatttTTATACGCTAAAGTAGTATTCCCTAAACGTTAGTTTTTGGTTTGGTTCGAACTAACCTTAAGAGAACCAGAAACCTAAGGCTGTTATATACTggacgcagcccagctggcgcgtacaaatgtgacgtcatgggatcgccgtgactatccgtgcgttcatggacatcggaaaaacgtttttccgagtgaaaacatCATCATTCATGTCCCTTCCTGTCGGAAttagaggtgggaaactcgggccagattttgctaaccgagtttcccagttggtgacgcgttgttgacaactgacgtttgatgtaggcgactttggttcactgaacatatttcaatgacaataaacttatttattgtggacaaacgcctctgctgagaaacatacacagacataacatgtttcaaattattcatagataggcctatgtataaaaaaaaaaacaacacattatccgtgtcctttcccgttcgttgtcctgcagataacacaaacacctgacgatgtgctgtttgtatgctcgcataagaaaacagcagcaaattattgtggcatccatgttttcaccaggttttcacacacctgatgctctaggctacggccaacagttggtggcagtcatgcaacaagttgttatgccaaatgccaatataacagaagaagaagaacacgcatcccgaccatcctaaccatgtTGTCGGTACCATAGATAtggtcggtacacgatccgttctgcctgcacgattcgttctgcacatgcgcaaaatgttcgcgcatgcgcggttgtacgaggatttacgacactgcacgatctgttccacgcttccggtcgacagccaagctaacgttagtttagctaacagctaattcggctaaccgctagctgattgtagcggtctgccgttagcctccacaggcaagctaacgttagtttagctaacagctaattcggctaactgctagctgagacagcatgtaataactttaaaagaccctcaaaataaaacttgaaaataaacgttgacatatataacaaacacctatatatatacaccccatatataacagctgttacgtcagttctactttacttgtgctcatttaaaatacaatcactcaatacttgtctttattgttattactgtgaagtcttaatttagctgtagcctgcttttcccattacgtttgagttaatgttattttagactgaatctagctgtcagctagcggttagccgaattagctgttagctaaactaacgttagcttcccagtggaggctagcgtggaacagatcgtgcaggtcgtatcctcggtaaaacagtattatcttgcgcatgtgcagaacggatcgtgtaccgacacatgtgaacgctggtagtcggaaaaacaacgtaatcacgggggcggtccctgtcattccgaggtggcatgaacgcgccatatttatacccgcgctggtgctcgcgacactagttgccgtcttctcctgaacagaggtggcgctaatgagcaaaggctacagacgttactctttctacggactagaagaagaagaaaaaagtaaacaacggcagaactggctgcagcattgccgtcaattcTTCggtttgattcgatgacctacttcgtcggatcaagcctttcattcaccataaaagaactcatcttaacctagcaacagtttacaagagagaattgcagtcactctgagagtcctggcatcaggTTGTCGGCGAAGTCGttcaggcctcccgtttccgctttgtcgcgtgccactgaaaaaaaaaaagagctgtgcGCGACCTCTGCTCGCGCGCCATAAATCGGgcgcgccggcaggatattacgtcattttgacatcacgatggcgcgcgccaccttggatgcgtctAGTATAATTCACGTTTAACGTTTCCCAACGTTCTCTAAACGTTCTGTGTTAGTGGTGAAGGTGCGGGAGATAGTTCTCCATGGACTTTAAAGTTCTGTGGTTTTTGTTAGAAGCAAAAACaacttttataaaaacaatgatCTTATCAAATTTGATAAAAAATATAACCCACCTACAtgtatttacctttttctttaACAAACCATGGTATCATCAATATTACACCATATTTTATGATATTAATGACAATATCTGCTGTTTGGGTTGACATACGCAGACGAAACATTGTATTAACATTTCTTGACAAGAAGTCCAACGATACTACCTGAAGTATAGTATTAAGGCAAAGAACGAAGAGTGACAACCACATACAGTTTGAAACCTCCACATCACCTGTCGGCCTATACAGGGAGGGGGGacctcagtggttcccaacctttttatGACCCCATTACTATCCTTGGGTAAACTGACGACCCCTGACTAAGTGACATTCATGGATATACCTTATTATATTCAATGCATAACAATAACActgttacaaaaataaatacatttttagctCTAACTGTTACTCCATTTTAACGCACCTGGGAGGTAGCATTCACATGTCAACCTAAGGCTATGCAGCAAGCGGGAGTTGTTTCCCAGCTCAATAAAAGCCTTGTGAAGCAGTAAAGGGATGTTTGATTCGACAAAAACTACAGCTCCTATGGGAGGGTAAACCAGGCAAAGCATTAAAGCTACACTCATTAATATTGTTATATTACTTCATGCAAATGCTAAACAATTTGATTGCATAATTTGCAAAGACGAGAGCCCATTATAATCTGAAATAGCTGGTATGTCCAGTCAAACATAGCGGCATTGCATTCCATAATActgttacaaaaataaatacattttaacatactGTCCTGTGAATATTGCCACAGAGATGAGATTTCCTGACCGAACCCGACCCCGCCTGAAACCGATGCCAAACCCGACTGAACCCGATCCCGAACCCGACCGAATCTGACGCCGAACTCTACTGAACCCGACCGAACCCAATCCCGAACCCGGCGAGTGCAAAGTAATGTGGGGAACACTGTGGGGTCCTCCAAGGGTTGTCAGGAAAAGTTGCTGTAAAACATATAGTAATACAAATTACACGTGTAGAACAAAGTGGAGAGCTTGTACAATCTCATTTTGTAGAGAAGTCAGTTCAGTTATAATGATATTTGAATTTATGCAATTATATAGTGTTAATCTTTGGGCAGGGTAGGGCAGGACTATGGTCGCTTAATTACCATTTTGTTGACCGAGACTCCTGTTGAACTCAAGCAGCTCGGTGACTGTCGAGCAGGGCAACAGCAACATGTCTTCaactggagcagagggaggtgactggaaGCTCCTTAAGAGCACAAGCAGCTCATCCATCTTCTCCTTAAATGCATCCATCCGTTGTGCCATGCGGGTAATGGTTGTCCTCATAGCTATGGAAAAATTAATGGTGTTAGTTTTAGTTGTAATACATTATATACTTGCATATGTGAACAACTTAAGTGAGTCTTCTTACCTGTCATTTCCGTCTCAATGGCTGAGCCACCCCCCGCTGTGTGATGAGTTCTGctgtttacaacaacaaaaaagttaaGTTACTCTCAAGTTTCTTGTCATGAAATTGTATTGAATTGGAAATGGAAAAATCAAAGCCACTGTACCTTCAACTGGGTCCCAAGATGAAGTGACAGGCAGAGCTTGCGTTACAATAGACCCATCCAGCTCTGGGCGACCGGCTAGTTTCCTGTTGACTCATCTAAAAAGAAAGCAGATATGAATATTGGTCAGTTCATTTATGGCAGGTTTCTTGCACATGCCATTGCAAAAGATGAACCTATGTTGTTACATTAGATAattgctaaaaaaataaaaaacgtaCATGCAGGTGGTAGAGGCAGTGACGTCTGCTGACCTGAAAAAAGGCAGGAAGAGACAAACACATCAGAACAGTCACATGATATGCACCAGGTTGAGTGTCAGTAGTTCCATGGTAGGAAATATGACTAGTTTCTTAAATGCATGCATAAATATTAACTTACGGACAGGGCTTCTGGACACACtccatcctggaatgctttCTTGCTTGTGGAACGGATTCATCTGAAATAAGACCATACAATTTGTACTGATTGCAAAAAGAATATTTGAATGTATACAAACATTGTATGTGACAGGATTTTCTCAGGATTTTTGCATTGTAGCCCATATACTTTCTAATGGGGAGACACAACATCCATAGAAATGCATGGGGTTAGTTTGTAAAGCCAGTAGTACGGTGGCTCTGAAGGgcaaatcaccacagcaattagagaaacgcaacaacaaatcataaaacacaacggcaaataggaaaacacaacagaaaaaatgaaaacacgacagcaaatatgaaaacacgacggcaaataagaaaacacgacagcaaataggaaaacacgacagcaaataggaaaacacgacggcaaatatgaaaacaaaacggcaaataagaaaacacgacagcaaataggaaaacacgacagcaaataggaaaacacgacggcaaatagaaaaacacgacggcaaatatgaaaacacgacagcaaatagaaaaacacgacggcaaatagaaaaacacgacggcaaatacgaaaacacgacggcaaatatgaaaacacgacggcaaatagaaaaacacgacggcaaatagaaaaacacgacggcaaataggaaaacacgacagcaaat from Sander lucioperca isolate FBNREF2018 chromosome 3, SLUC_FBN_1.2, whole genome shotgun sequence harbors:
- the LOC116067658 gene encoding 60S acidic ribosomal protein P2-like; translation: MRYVAAYLLAALGGNGNPEAKDIKKILESVGIEADDTRLGKVITELAGKNVEEVIVTGYGKLASVPAGGAVAVASSAATGSGGAAAPAAEEKKEEKKEESEESDDDMGFGLFD